From one Rhodoferax sp. PAMC 29310 genomic stretch:
- the egtD gene encoding L-histidine N(alpha)-methyltransferase, which translates to MTLPHFIQLDHENAAATQAELAAGLLATAASIAPKYFYNALGSRLFDAITALPEYYPTRTEARIFDAHAADMAAQLPGGWPLIDLGAGNCAKAARLLGVLRPSRYVAVDISAAFLQDALGQLQRQHPDLPMVGVGMDFSHHLDLPLEAGDGPRLVFYPGSSIGNFTSEQAVDFLSQIRLAAQGGALLIGVDLLKPASLLVPAYDDALGVTAAFNRNMLLHLNQRLGSDFQVAQWQHIALFNQEASRIEMHLQAAQDLTVRWPGAERRFRAGERIHTENAYKYTLAQFEGLLREAGFVNTTHWSEALRHFAVFLARA; encoded by the coding sequence ATGACCCTGCCTCATTTCATTCAGCTTGATCACGAAAACGCCGCAGCCACCCAAGCCGAACTGGCTGCGGGCCTGCTGGCCACAGCCGCGTCGATCGCCCCCAAGTACTTTTACAATGCGCTGGGCTCCCGGCTGTTTGACGCCATTACTGCCTTGCCTGAGTACTACCCCACGCGCACCGAGGCCCGTATTTTTGACGCCCACGCAGCGGACATGGCAGCTCAGCTGCCCGGCGGCTGGCCGCTGATTGATCTAGGTGCGGGCAACTGCGCCAAAGCGGCTCGCCTGCTGGGGGTACTGCGCCCTTCGCGCTATGTGGCGGTCGACATTTCAGCTGCCTTTCTCCAGGACGCGTTGGGTCAATTGCAGCGCCAGCACCCGGATTTGCCGATGGTCGGCGTGGGCATGGACTTCTCCCATCATCTGGACTTGCCGCTTGAGGCTGGTGACGGGCCCCGGCTGGTTTTTTACCCCGGCTCCAGCATTGGCAATTTCACCTCTGAGCAGGCGGTGGATTTCCTTAGCCAAATCCGCCTGGCCGCACAGGGTGGGGCGCTGTTGATTGGCGTGGATTTGCTCAAACCGGCCTCCTTGCTGGTGCCCGCCTATGACGATGCGCTGGGCGTGACCGCAGCCTTCAATCGCAACATGCTTTTGCATCTGAACCAGCGGCTGGGCAGTGATTTTCAGGTGGCGCAGTGGCAGCACATTGCGCTGTTCAACCAGGAGGCTTCGCGCATTGAAATGCATCTGCAGGCCGCGCAAGATCTCACGGTGCGTTGGCCCGGCGCCGAGCGGCGTTTTCGCGCGGGGGAGCGTATTCACACGGAGAACGCCTACAAATACACCCTGGCCCAGTTTGAAGGTCTGCTACGCGAGGCCGGGTTTGTGAACACGACCCATTGGTCCGAGGCGCTACGCCATTTCGCCGTGTTTTTGGCCCGTGCTTGA
- a CDS encoding putative selenate ABC transporter substrate-binding protein — MAATAIVALGGLAQAQAVFKITAIPDESPTELARKAAPLVKYLETTLGMKVEFTPVSDYAAAVEALANKQVDMAWFGGFTFVQANVRSGGKAVPLVQREEDEKFRSVFISGDPAIKGLSDLKGKTVSFGSPSSTSGHLMPRSYLMKANIDADKDFKRVAFSGAHDATIAAVAAGKVDAGALNISVWEKFVTDKKVDTDKVKVIFTTPTYYDYNWTVHADMPLAQREKLTKAFLALSPATPEGKEILELQRATRFVATKASNYDGIEAAARSAGLLK, encoded by the coding sequence GTGGCTGCCACGGCCATCGTCGCCCTGGGCGGCCTGGCGCAGGCACAGGCCGTGTTCAAGATCACTGCCATTCCTGACGAGTCCCCCACCGAGTTGGCCCGCAAAGCGGCACCGTTGGTCAAGTACCTGGAAACCACACTGGGCATGAAGGTGGAGTTCACCCCGGTGTCTGATTACGCAGCCGCTGTCGAGGCACTGGCCAACAAGCAGGTCGACATGGCCTGGTTTGGTGGCTTTACCTTTGTGCAGGCCAATGTGCGTTCTGGCGGCAAGGCAGTGCCACTGGTTCAGCGCGAGGAAGACGAGAAATTCCGCTCCGTGTTCATCAGCGGCGACCCGGCCATTAAAGGCTTGTCCGATCTGAAAGGCAAAACTGTCAGCTTTGGCTCGCCATCGAGCACCTCCGGTCATTTGATGCCGCGCAGCTATCTGATGAAAGCCAATATTGACGCCGACAAAGACTTCAAACGCGTTGCCTTCTCAGGCGCGCACGACGCCACCATTGCCGCCGTAGCTGCTGGCAAGGTGGACGCGGGCGCCCTCAACATCTCGGTGTGGGAAAAGTTTGTGACCGACAAAAAGGTTGACACTGACAAAGTAAAGGTCATCTTCACCACCCCCACTTACTACGACTACAACTGGACCGTGCATGCGGACATGCCCTTGGCCCAGCGCGAGAAGCTGACCAAAGCCTTCCTGGCCTTAAGCCCGGCCACGCCTGAAGGTAAAGAGATTCTGGAGTTACAACGGGCCACGCGTTTTGTGGCCACCAAGGCCTCCAACTATGACGGCATTGAAGCTGCGGCACGCAGCGCCGGTTTGCTGAAGTAA
- a CDS encoding phosphonate ABC transporter ATP-binding protein: MKLTLQHCNAWHPAARASAPAALRDFSLQVSPGEQLAVIGPSGAGKTTLLHLLACALKPASGVLQLGDRSPWTLPRRQLQALRGELFLAPQVPPLPPRQRVVIAVLAGRLPNESLWASVRSLFYPTDIAMAERALAHFDVSDKLFERVDRLSGGERQRVGLARALATQASLFLVDEPLSALDPTRAQQAMASLTQAARERGATLVTTLHHVEMALQHFPRIIGLRDGALAFDLPSAEVTPARLQALYDQHLDELTQTTPPPPSEARTTPAPVVMHCR, encoded by the coding sequence ATGAAATTGACCTTGCAGCATTGCAACGCCTGGCACCCAGCCGCCCGGGCTTCGGCACCGGCGGCGCTGCGCGATTTCAGTCTGCAGGTCTCACCGGGCGAACAACTGGCCGTGATTGGCCCCTCAGGCGCGGGAAAAACAACCTTGCTGCACCTGCTGGCCTGCGCCTTGAAACCCGCCAGCGGCGTGCTCCAACTGGGCGATCGCTCGCCCTGGACCCTGCCGCGCCGACAGTTGCAGGCCCTGCGGGGCGAGTTGTTTCTAGCCCCGCAAGTACCGCCTTTGCCGCCGCGCCAGCGTGTGGTGATCGCCGTACTGGCCGGGCGACTGCCCAATGAGAGCCTGTGGGCCAGCGTGCGCAGCCTGTTTTACCCTACCGACATCGCCATGGCCGAGCGCGCCTTGGCGCATTTTGATGTGAGCGACAAGTTGTTTGAGCGGGTCGACCGACTGTCTGGCGGCGAGCGCCAGCGTGTCGGCCTGGCCCGCGCCCTGGCCACGCAAGCCAGTCTGTTTTTGGTGGACGAACCCCTCTCCGCGCTGGACCCGACCCGGGCGCAGCAAGCCATGGCTTCGCTCACCCAGGCCGCGCGTGAGCGCGGAGCCACCTTGGTCACCACGTTGCACCATGTTGAAATGGCCTTGCAGCACTTTCCGCGCATCATTGGCCTGCGTGACGGCGCGTTGGCCTTTGACCTGCCCTCTGCCGAAGTCACCCCCGCCCGACTGCAGGCGTTGTACGACCAGCATCTGGACGAGCTGACTCAAACCACGCCCCCACCGCCGTCTGAGGCGCGCACCACGCCAGCGCCGGTGGTTATGCACTGCCGATAA
- a CDS encoding ABC transporter permease — MPPSAPLPFGPNPAPALRDPAWLSRVFWALGGLVLLWPALVLTEFKPWLLLDPESLRPTLRFVSDFFPPKLNPDFLSMVARETWRTVAIATAGLTLAMVLAVPLTLLSVRALSVSALSGRMALLPTVVRQIVRWVLIVLRSVPELIWALVFVRVVGLGPTSGVLAIGLTYGGMLGKVYAEILDSGDTHATTSLLRNGSGRVQAFFYALLPQNAGELTSYTVYRWECAIRSSAVLGFVGAGGLGQQMDASMKMFNGSEVATMLLVFMALVWLADRISAWLRKGLA; from the coding sequence ATGCCGCCCTCCGCGCCCCTACCTTTTGGACCCAACCCGGCACCGGCGCTGCGTGACCCTGCCTGGCTATCGCGGGTGTTTTGGGCATTGGGTGGCTTGGTGCTGCTATGGCCAGCGCTGGTGCTCACCGAATTCAAACCCTGGCTCTTGCTGGACCCTGAGTCTTTGCGGCCCACGCTGCGCTTCGTGAGTGATTTTTTCCCACCCAAGCTCAACCCCGACTTTTTGAGCATGGTCGCCCGAGAAACCTGGCGCACCGTGGCCATTGCCACTGCCGGGCTGACACTAGCCATGGTGCTGGCGGTGCCGCTGACGCTGCTGTCGGTGCGGGCACTTTCCGTTTCGGCCCTGAGCGGGCGCATGGCGCTGCTGCCAACCGTAGTGAGGCAAATTGTGCGCTGGGTGCTGATCGTGCTGCGCAGCGTGCCGGAGTTGATCTGGGCGCTGGTGTTTGTGCGCGTGGTGGGCCTGGGGCCCACCTCGGGCGTGCTGGCCATTGGTCTCACCTACGGCGGCATGCTGGGCAAGGTGTACGCCGAAATTCTGGACAGTGGCGACACCCATGCCACCACCAGCCTGCTGCGCAATGGCTCTGGCCGCGTGCAGGCGTTCTTTTACGCACTTTTGCCGCAAAACGCGGGTGAGCTGACCAGCTACACCGTGTACCGATGGGAATGCGCCATTCGCTCCTCTGCCGTGCTCGGTTTTGTCGGCGCAGGCGGCTTGGGCCAGCAAATGGACGCCTCCATGAAGATGTTCAACGGCTCGGAAGTGGCCACCATGCTGCTGGTTTTCATGGCCTTGGTCTGGCTGGCGGACCGCATCAGCGCCTGGTTGCGCAAGGGCCTGGCATGA
- the phnE gene encoding phosphonate ABC transporter, permease protein PhnE translates to MKTNAKPAANEAYKLPPKLFDARCKACWFVLAVLALIVASFWSLDLQWAQFLSARALVKMGRFLGELLVPQTDPAFLSKLLWATLETLAMSALGTVLAVVLGLALALPASKTNAEDPARWRTATRLVLNALRSVPELVWAVLLLIAAGLGPFAGTLALGLHTSGVLGRLFAEAIENAPPEPAFALRMRGVGESRVFLYATLPQVLPQLMSYTLYRWENNIRAATVLGVVGAGGLGQMLMYHMGLFQMSETSSVLIAMLLLVALVDSLSFGYRRWLTR, encoded by the coding sequence ATGAAAACCAACGCCAAACCGGCGGCCAACGAGGCCTACAAGCTGCCGCCCAAACTGTTCGATGCCCGCTGCAAAGCCTGCTGGTTCGTGCTGGCGGTGCTGGCTTTGATCGTCGCCAGCTTCTGGTCGCTGGACCTGCAGTGGGCGCAGTTTCTGTCTGCCAGGGCCCTAGTCAAGATGGGCCGTTTTTTGGGCGAGTTGCTGGTGCCGCAAACCGACCCCGCATTCCTGAGCAAATTGTTGTGGGCCACGCTGGAGACGCTGGCCATGTCGGCGCTGGGCACAGTGCTGGCCGTGGTGCTGGGCCTGGCCCTGGCGTTGCCGGCGAGCAAAACCAACGCCGAGGACCCGGCGCGCTGGCGCACGGCAACCCGACTGGTGCTGAACGCCTTGCGCAGCGTGCCTGAACTGGTCTGGGCGGTCTTGCTGTTGATTGCCGCAGGTCTGGGCCCGTTTGCCGGCACGCTGGCGCTGGGCCTGCACACCTCGGGCGTGCTCGGTCGTCTGTTTGCCGAAGCCATTGAAAACGCCCCGCCTGAGCCGGCCTTTGCGCTGCGAATGCGCGGCGTGGGCGAAAGCCGTGTGTTCCTGTACGCCACCCTGCCTCAGGTGCTGCCGCAATTGATGAGCTACACGCTTTACCGCTGGGAGAACAACATCCGCGCGGCCACCGTACTTGGCGTGGTAGGTGCCGGCGGCCTCGGGCAAATGCTGATGTACCACATGGGCCTGTTCCAGATGAGCGAAACCAGCTCGGTACTCATCGCCATGCTGCTGCTGGTGGCGCTGGTGGATTCGCTGAGCTTTGGCTACCGGCGGTGGTTGACGCGGTAA
- the rpoH gene encoding RNA polymerase sigma factor RpoH, whose translation MTYSTGASGAALTVANPWAMVPPLGNLDAYISAANRLPMLTLEEEQKFSRQLKEDNNVDAAGKLVLSHLRLVVSVSRQYLGYGLPHSDLIQEGNVGLMKAVKRFDPDHGVRLVSYALHWIKAEIHEYILKNWRMVKVATTKSQRKLFFNLRSMKQRFKAADAEADAGTHRETLNEEQIEAMAATLNVKREDVIEMETRLSGGDVMLDPGPSADGEESYGPIAYLTDTRHEPTAMIEATQRDVLASDGIATALEALDERSRRIVEERWLKVNDDSSGGMTLHELAAVYGVSAERIRQIEVAAMKKMKKTLVEYS comes from the coding sequence ATGACTTATTCAACAGGCGCATCCGGCGCCGCGCTGACAGTTGCCAACCCGTGGGCTATGGTGCCGCCACTGGGCAATTTGGACGCGTACATTTCGGCCGCCAACCGCTTGCCGATGCTCACGCTCGAAGAAGAACAAAAATTTTCCCGCCAGCTCAAAGAAGACAACAACGTGGATGCGGCTGGAAAGCTGGTGCTGTCGCACCTGCGTTTAGTCGTGTCCGTGTCGCGCCAGTACCTTGGCTACGGCCTGCCCCACAGCGACCTGATTCAGGAAGGCAATGTGGGTTTGATGAAAGCGGTGAAACGCTTTGACCCCGACCACGGCGTGCGGCTGGTCAGCTATGCGCTGCACTGGATCAAGGCGGAAATTCACGAGTACATCCTGAAGAACTGGCGCATGGTGAAGGTTGCGACGACCAAATCACAGCGCAAATTGTTTTTCAATCTGCGCTCCATGAAGCAACGTTTCAAGGCCGCCGACGCCGAAGCCGATGCAGGCACCCACCGCGAGACGCTGAACGAAGAGCAGATCGAGGCCATGGCGGCAACGCTGAACGTCAAGCGCGAAGACGTCATCGAGATGGAAACGCGCCTGTCAGGCGGCGATGTGATGCTGGACCCGGGCCCTTCTGCCGACGGCGAAGAGTCTTATGGCCCCATTGCCTACCTGACGGACACCCGCCACGAGCCAACAGCCATGATCGAAGCGACACAGCGCGACGTGCTGGCCAGCGATGGTATTGCCACGGCACTGGAAGCTCTTGACGAGCGCAGCCGCCGTATCGTGGAAGAGCGCTGGCTCAAGGTCAATGACGACTCCTCAGGCGGCATGACGCTGCACGAGTTGGCCGCGGTCTATGGCGTGAGCGCCGAGCGCATTCGCCAGATCGAAGTCGCTGCCATGAAGAAGATGAAGAAGACACTGGTCGAATACAGCTAA
- a CDS encoding SCO family protein has product MNKRNTLKLIASAALWTGATGLLAACTDSAPKFAAVDVTGADYAHDFALTDHNGQPRTLKDFAGKVVVMFFGFTQCPDVCPTSMNELAEVKKMLGKDGDRLQGLFVTVDPERDTPEVLKAYMGNFDPSFLALYTTTTGQLAALAKDYKVYYKKVDGTTATSYTMDHSAGSYVYDTQGKLRLYTRYGSGVQPLVDDIKLLLK; this is encoded by the coding sequence ATGAACAAACGAAATACTCTTAAATTGATAGCTTCCGCTGCATTGTGGACGGGGGCTACAGGTCTTTTAGCTGCATGTACTGACAGTGCGCCGAAGTTTGCGGCGGTTGACGTGACCGGCGCCGACTATGCCCATGATTTCGCCTTGACTGACCACAACGGCCAACCGCGGACGTTAAAAGACTTCGCAGGCAAGGTCGTGGTCATGTTCTTTGGTTTCACCCAATGTCCCGACGTCTGCCCCACCTCCATGAACGAGCTGGCTGAAGTCAAGAAGATGCTGGGTAAAGATGGCGACCGCCTGCAGGGGCTGTTTGTCACCGTTGATCCGGAGCGCGACACCCCTGAAGTGCTGAAGGCCTATATGGGTAACTTCGACCCGTCGTTTCTGGCGCTCTACACCACGACGACAGGGCAGTTGGCGGCGCTGGCCAAAGACTACAAGGTCTACTACAAAAAGGTGGATGGCACGACGGCGACCAGCTACACCATGGATCACTCAGCGGGCAGCTATGTGTATGACACGCAGGGAAAACTGCGCCTTTACACCCGCTACGGCTCTGGGGTGCAGCCGCTCGTCGACGACATCAAGCTCCTGCTCAAGTAG
- the cyoE gene encoding heme o synthase produces MSATLLTDGASVFRQFYALTKPRVIQLIVFCALIGMVLAVPGVPTWQEVQLALIACAGIWLVAAAAAAFNCIVEKGIDAKMKRTAWRPTAKGELNDRQTLLFSASLCAAGSALLYFWVNPLTMWLTFATFVGYAVVYTVILKPLTPQNIVIGGASGAMPPVLGWSAMAGNVGPEALILFLIIFLWTPPHFWALALYRVEDYRKSGLPMLPVTHGNEFTRLQILLYTFVLFAACLLPFVYGMSSWIYLGVAVVLSFGFCLYGYWLWREYSDALARKTFRFSLIHLSVLFAALLVDHYVL; encoded by the coding sequence ATGAGTGCTACTTTGCTTACCGATGGGGCTTCTGTGTTTCGGCAGTTCTATGCCTTGACCAAGCCACGAGTGATCCAGTTGATTGTTTTTTGCGCCTTGATTGGCATGGTGCTCGCTGTGCCCGGTGTACCAACATGGCAGGAAGTTCAATTGGCCTTGATTGCCTGCGCGGGCATCTGGCTGGTGGCTGCTGCGGCCGCCGCATTCAACTGTATTGTCGAAAAAGGCATTGACGCCAAGATGAAGCGTACGGCTTGGCGGCCCACCGCCAAGGGCGAGTTGAACGATCGCCAGACCTTGCTCTTCTCCGCGAGCTTGTGTGCAGCGGGTTCCGCGCTGCTGTATTTCTGGGTCAACCCGCTCACCATGTGGCTGACCTTTGCGACCTTCGTCGGCTATGCGGTGGTTTACACCGTAATTCTTAAGCCCCTGACCCCTCAAAACATCGTGATTGGGGGCGCCTCTGGCGCCATGCCACCCGTGCTGGGCTGGTCCGCTATGGCGGGCAACGTTGGTCCTGAGGCCTTGATTCTGTTCTTGATCATCTTCTTGTGGACGCCACCCCACTTTTGGGCATTGGCCTTGTACCGCGTCGAGGACTATCGAAAATCAGGGCTGCCAATGCTGCCCGTGACGCACGGCAATGAATTCACCCGCCTGCAAATTCTGCTGTACACGTTTGTGCTATTTGCCGCCTGCCTGCTGCCCTTTGTTTACGGCATGAGTTCCTGGATTTACCTGGGCGTTGCCGTGGTTTTGAGTTTCGGGTTTTGCCTCTACGGTTATTGGCTGTGGCGCGAGTACTCTGACGCATTGGCGCGCAAGACTTTCCGCTTCTCCTTGATCCACCTGAGCGTGCTGTTCGCCGCTTTGCTGGTGGACCACTACGTACTGTGA
- a CDS encoding heme A synthase: protein MSAQDLYDLSPLLRLLLVGTLLAGGPLAWVWLRNRRGTPLRRAQVLTLLTLFLTFDLVLFGAFTRLTDSGLGCPDWPGCYGHASPIGASVSIQAAQTAMPTGPVTHGKAWVEMVHRYLASSVGFLILVLAILAWRRWSSDKGKATGSPVSPWWPTLTLIWVCIQGAFGALTVTMKLFPAIVTLHLAGGVILLVLLCIQAVRYTQFESGRPPVGISGGGRALLWMGAILLAVQVLLGGWVSTNYAVLACSEFPRCQGSWWPLMNWQQGFEIWRELGMTGAAEVIGFSALTAIHYAHRLAAYLVLAVLGLLAWYLNRIPALRIQSRWLAGLTGLQLATGLSNVVLDWPLVAAVLHTGGAAALAVTLTWAIAASRVRTSTQALSNLNPSESRFSA from the coding sequence ATGAGTGCGCAAGACCTTTACGATCTGTCCCCCTTGCTGCGCCTGCTGTTGGTCGGTACGCTGCTGGCCGGTGGGCCGCTGGCTTGGGTGTGGCTGCGCAATCGGCGTGGAACCCCACTTCGTCGGGCGCAAGTCCTGACTTTGCTCACGCTCTTTCTGACTTTCGATCTCGTGCTGTTTGGCGCCTTCACTCGCCTTACCGATTCCGGTTTGGGCTGCCCGGATTGGCCTGGCTGCTATGGTCATGCCAGTCCAATCGGTGCCAGCGTCAGCATTCAGGCCGCGCAGACGGCCATGCCAACCGGCCCCGTGACGCATGGAAAAGCCTGGGTAGAGATGGTTCACCGCTATTTGGCGAGCAGCGTTGGTTTCCTTATATTGGTGCTAGCCATCCTGGCGTGGCGCCGTTGGTCGAGTGACAAAGGCAAGGCAACTGGCTCACCAGTTTCCCCGTGGTGGCCCACATTGACCCTGATTTGGGTTTGTATCCAAGGGGCTTTTGGCGCCTTGACTGTGACCATGAAGCTGTTCCCAGCCATCGTGACCTTGCACCTGGCTGGTGGTGTTATTTTGTTGGTTTTATTGTGCATACAGGCGGTGCGCTATACCCAGTTTGAAAGTGGTCGGCCTCCCGTCGGTATTTCCGGCGGCGGGCGAGCCTTGTTGTGGATGGGGGCCATTCTTTTGGCCGTGCAGGTTTTGCTGGGCGGTTGGGTTAGTACCAACTACGCCGTGTTGGCCTGCAGCGAATTTCCGCGTTGTCAGGGAAGCTGGTGGCCGCTGATGAACTGGCAGCAGGGCTTCGAGATCTGGCGTGAGTTGGGCATGACCGGGGCCGCTGAAGTCATCGGTTTCTCTGCGTTGACCGCCATTCATTACGCACACCGCCTGGCGGCCTACTTGGTTTTGGCTGTTCTGGGCCTGTTGGCCTGGTACTTGAACCGGATACCGGCCTTGCGAATTCAGTCGCGGTGGCTGGCGGGGCTCACCGGCCTGCAGCTGGCTACTGGATTGAGCAATGTGGTGCTGGACTGGCCCTTGGTTGCCGCCGTGCTTCACACCGGTGGCGCCGCCGCCCTGGCCGTTACATTGACTTGGGCCATCGCCGCCAGTCGCGTTCGGACTTCCACTCAGGCACTGTCCAACCTGAATCCTTCTGAATCGAGATTTTCCGCATGA
- a CDS encoding SURF1 family protein translates to MLATLSTISLGRWQLNRAAEKVALQEQLDQQGTRPALDGAALVALTDLTADMHRPVQIQGQWLPDRTVFLDNRQMNAKPGLYVVTPLKIEGSSGVVLVQRGWVARNFEDRTRLPSLTTPSGTVTVEGLIAPSPAKLYAMGGEDSGVIRQNLELAQFSMETGLPLLAMSVQQVGVASEGLLREWPVVGTGVEKHYGYAFQWFALSVLIALLYVWFQIVRRFFSPRRA, encoded by the coding sequence ATGTTGGCGACGCTCTCAACGATTTCTTTGGGGCGTTGGCAACTTAACCGTGCGGCAGAGAAGGTCGCACTGCAGGAACAACTTGACCAGCAAGGAACTCGCCCCGCGCTGGATGGTGCGGCCTTGGTGGCGCTCACTGATCTCACGGCCGATATGCACCGTCCGGTACAGATCCAGGGTCAATGGTTGCCCGATCGCACTGTCTTTCTGGACAACCGGCAAATGAACGCAAAGCCTGGCCTCTATGTCGTCACGCCATTGAAAATTGAAGGTTCTAGCGGCGTCGTGCTGGTTCAACGTGGCTGGGTCGCGCGAAACTTTGAAGACCGCACCCGCCTGCCATCTTTGACGACTCCGTCCGGTACCGTGACAGTGGAGGGTCTTATTGCCCCATCTCCCGCCAAGTTATATGCGATGGGCGGTGAGGACTCGGGCGTGATCCGGCAAAATCTGGAATTGGCCCAGTTTTCCATGGAAACCGGGTTGCCTCTGTTGGCCATGTCCGTTCAACAAGTCGGTGTTGCCAGTGAGGGCTTGTTACGTGAGTGGCCGGTCGTTGGTACCGGCGTCGAAAAACACTACGGCTATGCCTTTCAGTGGTTTGCTTTGAGCGTGTTGATCGCTCTTCTTTATGTCTGGTTTCAAATTGTTAGACGATTCTTCTCCCCGCGGCGCGCCTGA
- a CDS encoding DUF2909 domain-containing protein has product MKYMVLFGFVLIFSSLAAALFFMMKNTTDNQKGGKKMARALMLRIGFSILLFLAILIGWKLGYLHPTGIPTGA; this is encoded by the coding sequence ATGAAATATATGGTCCTGTTTGGCTTTGTGCTTATTTTCTCTAGCTTGGCTGCCGCGCTTTTTTTCATGATGAAGAACACGACGGACAACCAAAAAGGGGGAAAGAAAATGGCGCGGGCGTTAATGTTGCGTATCGGCTTTTCAATTCTCTTGTTCCTGGCCATCTTGATCGGCTGGAAACTTGGCTATCTTCACCCTACGGGCATTCCAACGGGCGCTTAA
- a CDS encoding cytochrome c oxidase subunit 3, with protein MSSTTHGTTPHYFIPGPSRHPAMGAFGLFFVILGAGQWINGTEWGKWSLAFGMVWFLTVLFQWFKESVTESEGGQYGHKIDLSFRWSMSWFIFSEVMFFGAFFTALWWARAHSVPALGSLDNALLWPGFKAVWPSVAAGFTASPAGIVEPFTTMTPFWLPTINTALLLTSGVTLTIAHHALVAGNRSKTIAFMWMTVLLGTVFLFVQGYEYYHAYTELNLKMTSGIFGSTFFLLTGFHGFHVFVGMLMLLFITLRLQKGHFTAERHFGFEGAAWYWHFVDVVWLGLYIVIYWM; from the coding sequence ATGAGTTCAACAACACACGGTACAACACCGCACTACTTTATTCCCGGGCCGTCGCGTCACCCCGCGATGGGGGCGTTCGGCCTGTTTTTTGTCATCCTGGGCGCGGGTCAGTGGATCAATGGTACTGAATGGGGCAAGTGGTCGCTGGCATTCGGCATGGTGTGGTTTTTGACGGTTTTGTTCCAGTGGTTCAAGGAATCGGTCACCGAGAGTGAAGGTGGGCAATACGGGCACAAGATCGACCTGTCCTTCCGCTGGAGCATGAGCTGGTTCATCTTTTCCGAGGTGATGTTCTTTGGTGCCTTCTTCACCGCCTTGTGGTGGGCCCGTGCTCACTCGGTACCGGCGTTGGGAAGTTTGGACAACGCCTTGCTCTGGCCGGGTTTCAAGGCGGTTTGGCCGAGCGTCGCCGCTGGTTTCACCGCATCACCCGCCGGCATCGTGGAGCCCTTCACCACCATGACACCGTTCTGGTTGCCGACCATCAATACCGCTTTGTTGTTGACCTCCGGGGTAACTCTGACCATTGCGCACCATGCGCTTGTGGCAGGCAACCGCAGCAAGACCATTGCCTTTATGTGGATGACCGTGCTCCTCGGGACCGTGTTCTTGTTTGTGCAAGGTTATGAGTATTACCATGCCTACACTGAGCTGAACCTGAAGATGACCTCCGGCATTTTCGGATCGACATTCTTCCTTCTCACAGGCTTCCACGGCTTCCACGTGTTTGTTGGTATGTTGATGTTGCTTTTCATCACCTTACGTCTGCAAAAGGGACATTTCACCGCTGAGCGCCACTTCGGCTTCGAAGGTGCTGCTTGGTACTGGCACTTCGTTGACGTGGTTTGGTTGGGTCTCTACATCGTGATTTACTGGATGTAG
- a CDS encoding DUF2970 domain-containing protein, with amino-acid sequence MSDEETRSPDRPKASFFRSVKMVAWSFLGIRKNSEYKDDLAQVNPFHVIIAGLLGAILMVVGLIVLVKWVVAS; translated from the coding sequence GTGAGTGACGAAGAGACTCGGTCCCCTGATCGGCCAAAGGCGTCTTTTTTTCGCAGCGTCAAGATGGTAGCGTGGTCGTTTTTGGGCATTCGAAAGAACAGTGAGTACAAGGACGATTTGGCTCAAGTCAATCCGTTTCACGTGATCATTGCCGGATTGCTTGGCGCGATATTGATGGTGGTTGGTTTGATTGTGTTGGTGAAGTGGGTTGTGGCCAGTTGA